Proteins found in one Xenopus laevis strain J_2021 chromosome 1L, Xenopus_laevis_v10.1, whole genome shotgun sequence genomic segment:
- the tmem211.L gene encoding transmembrane protein 211, giving the protein MQLFNGMLAYCFADSIQMVCSSDFLFMMVSCMGSLWVILSLILTLISGFSLMSSAWYKTDTISFGVFVHCIGPKNMPCNQTCIYYRTLEEIPDIFGKIAAVLLFGGWLLLSFGAVLVLSWTIIPVGLCQRRVCTPARYAQISAVVVTVLGLLVFPFNLHSQFARQICGSSFIYKSGDCSLGWGYMMAIVTVMLSCFLPFIGRYNLNEIKTKILLSKM; this is encoded by the exons ATGCAGCTCTTTAATGGTATGTTGGCTTATTGCTTTGCAGACAGCATTCAGATGGTGTGCTCTTCTGATTTCCTCTTCATGATGGTGTcgtgtatgggatctctctgggTCATCCTGTCGCTCATTTTGACCCTCATTTCAGGATTCAGTTTAATGTCTTCTGCATGGTACAAGACAGATACCATATCTTTTGGGGTTTTTGTCCATTGCATAGGACCAAAAAACATGCCATGCAACCAGACCTGCATTTATTACAGGACTTTAGAAGAAATCCCAGACATATTTGGGAAG ATTGCCGCTGTGTTGCTGTTTGGGGGATGGCTGTTGCTGAGTTTTGGAGCAGTGCTGGTTTTATCTTGGACAATCATACCAGTGGGACTCTGTCAAAGAAGGGTGTGCACCCCTGCCAGATATGCCCAAATCTCTGCAG TTGTAGTTACAGTCCTGGGCCTTCTGGTTTTCCCATTCAATCTCCATTCCCAGTTCGCTAGGCAGATCTGCGGCTCATCGTTTATTTACAAGAGCGGAGATTGCTCTCTTGGTTGGGGGTATATGATGGCCATTGTCACTGTGATGCTCTCCTGCTTCCTTCCCTTCATTGGACGTTACAACTTGAATGAAATCAAAACCAAAATACTGTTGTCTAAAATGTAA